One region of Pagrus major chromosome 7, Pma_NU_1.0 genomic DNA includes:
- the LOC141000158 gene encoding uncharacterized protein: protein MAPVSRLFLGFLLSLLHPLEAQTIIGSSSLPRLDLPSNSSPQPTKQTARFWPSLPPRGRSDVPIRATARDRLTTMNTVRQEQIFPRPTAQSPPSFISALSTQNLSSGPIVTQPTASRPRTDTASLAIIRALTKGDATTKLSTPPLPTLPSSAVAESAGNKPVKAGKPEEESVKATEDDDLQGLGSGYSPTVMLVKEESPVSLPTVGDEMAQYQPKAQTAIAKVSDVNALPTDGQTLKPDLFVLTTVSKISTTSKTGTTLSPVITQTTPRTLVVPGELTANTLSTARVTPKETSAAVTLPQTTTTTTGSVHKHSQTTTQPVIAQSGSHSDSTTLKVTTTSATSMLTTTQEVKTSNKPNKTRQLGRNTASPTIQSSRSGTSSFLATGVVPVTRTRLSPTYQPGIAKRNRSILLGHPHQAPRSTYNPAPSPSTSPSPNATLLYWGDLSRTLAFAWELHVYGSASLFLLLFAGAALGLTLSPGTNCPHRGALALANALLFLAGGLRAALFLIDPYGTRKFLPRPAVTALYNLPLHLLVWTQAAIALLALKAAGVSVFPSTLERPPLVAVLAVLQCTLLLAADLLSPALSPVVPVTLQVLSLCWGLGLCLGFLCYVFPRIRCPPIPHPGVPEEARRKTWTGSRRSGVILARVLAVCAVLGALCCGLHVHATLWLYGLLGNWTRFNWGWWLVHFWARLLELAWGFSLLLLGSWVFWRPQGCQGRDEGGPDGRAAGDLPSPGQSVGSTQRHTCWSKIVQSLRGKPCRKSDSNGVGGGGGGGGGQGEMPNNWAGHERPGADISKSLIRNQNHEQAIAQPRCVKDSNRGRNHRGHSAERGISDGSTGSLLRLQALGRPPQRSVSGSLDQDRDTSVSLYEFDLRPPSPIDLTRSIDEALHREHLLGGGSLFHPFGQASQSPSPGSGVSQGPWLRRNSDPQMSESSDAPTESSMPLGGSVLSSVPSRQVTAPPTPSHQGHRWAGNTVGSVPSSVSCPVSLRPSRTSTGHLGEDGVDDTRPFITPDSETVRGRAGRPVGSRSYLEVSRHDDSASVSSEIIDL from the exons ATGGCTCCCGTGTCTCGCCTTTTCCTGggcttcctcctctccctcctccatcctttaGAAGCCCAGACCATCATCggctcttcctccctcccccgCCTGGACCTGCCGAGTAATTCTTCACCTCAGCCGACCAAGCAGACTGCTAGATTCTGGCCTTCTTTGCCTCCCAGAGGGCGCAGCGATGTGCCTATCAGAGCTACAGCTCGAGATAGACTGACAACTATGAACACAGTCCGACAGGAGCAAATATTTCCCCGACCTACTGCACAGTCGCCTCCTTCGTTTATATCTGCCCTTTCTACGCAGAACCTCAGCAGCGGGCCAATAGTAACTCAACCAACTGCCTCCAGGCCCAGGACTGATACAGCTAGTTTAGCAATCATCAGGGCTTTAACAAAAGGAGACGCTACTACAAAACTCTCCACACCACCTCTGCCCACTTTGCCCTCCTCTGCTGTCGCTGAGTCTGCGGGTAATAAGCCAGTAAAAGCGGGAAAACCAGAGGAGGAATCGGTTAAAGCGACAGAGGATGATGATTTGCAGGGTTTGGGATCAGGTTATAGTCCAACAGTGATGCTTGTGAAGGAGGAATCACCTGTATCTCTGCCAACGGTCGGTGATGAAATGGCTCAGTATCAGCCAAAAGCGCAGACCGCAATAGCTAAAGTTTCTGATGTAAATGCGCTACCAACGGACGGTCAGACCCTGAAACCTGACCTGTTTGTTCTTACAACAGTCAGCAAAATCTCTACGACGTCAAAGACAGGAACCACACTGTCCCCTGTGATAACACAGACGACACCTCGGACTTTAGTAGTACCAG gtgaactgacAGCGAACACTCTTTCCACCGCCAGAGTTACTCCAAAGGAgacctctgctgctgtgacattACCCCAAACCACGACTACCACCACTGGCTCCGTCCATAAACACTCACAGACTACGACACAACCTGTTATTGCCCAAAGTGGTTCGCATTCAGACTCCACGACATTGAAAGTGACAACTACATCTGCAACTAGTATGCTTACTACTACACAGGAGGTCAAAACGTCGAATAAACccaacaaaacaagacaactaGGAAGAAATACAGCTAGCCCAACTATACAGTCATCAAGATCAG GGACCTCATCCTTTCTTGCCACAGGTGTCGTACCTGTCACCCGAACAAGGTTAAGCCCCACATATCAGCCTGGTATTGCTAAGAGGAACCGCTCCATCCTCCTCGGACATCCTCACCAAGCTCCACGCAGTACTTATAATCCAGCCCCCTCACCCAGCACCAGCCCCTCCCCTAATGCCACGCTTCTCTACTGGGGGGACCTGAGCCGGACGCTGGCTTTTGCCTGGGAGCTGCATGTCTACGGCTCGGCaagcctcttcctcctcctgtttgctgGTGCTGCTCTCGGCCTCACCCTGTCCCCTGGCACAAACTGTCCCCATCGGGGGGCGCTAGCACTCGCCAACGCTCTGTTGTTTCTGGCTGGAGGCCTCAGGGCAGCTCTTTTTTTAATCGACCCCTATGGGACACGGAAATTTCTCCCTCGCCCTGCAGTTACAGCCCTCTACAACCTGCCTCTACACCTGCTGGTGTGGACACAGGCGGCCATCGCACTGCTGGCATTGAAGGCAGCAGGAGTAAGTGTGTTCCCTTCAACTTTGGAGCGTCCTCCTCTGGTGGCTGTGTTGGCTGTGTTACAGTGTaccctgctgctggctgctgatCTGCTTTCCCCGGCCCTGTCCCCCGTGGTGCCCGTCACTCTGCAGGTCCTGTCCCTGTGCTGGGGTCTGGGTCTCTGCCTGGGCTTCCTCTGCTATGTCTTTCCACGTATACGCTGCCCTCCAATACCCCACCCTGGAGTTCCTGAAGAGGCCAGGAGGAAGACTTGGACAGGGAGCAGGAGGAGTGGGGTGATCCTGGCGAGAGTGCTGGCAGTTTGTGCAGTTCTGGGGGCACTGTGCTGTGGGCTGCATGTTCATGCCACCTTATGGCTCTATGGACTGTTAGGAAACTGGACGCGTTTTAACTGGGGCTGGTGGCTGGTGCACTTCTGGGCCCGGCTCCTGGAGCTGGCCTGGGGCTTCTCCCTCCTACTCCTTGGTTCCTGGGTGTTCTGGAGGCCTCAGGGTTGCCAGGGAAGGGATGAGGGTGGACCTGatggcagagcagctggagacctGCCCTCCCCTGGCCAGTCTGTAGGCTCCACTCAGAGACATACTTGCTGGTCCAAGATAGTCCAGAGCCTGAGGGGGAAGCCCTGTAGGAAGTCTGACAGTAATggggtgggaggaggaggaggaggaggaggaggacaaggggAGATGCCTAATAACTGGGCTGGCCATGAACGCCCTGGAGCTGATATCAGTAAGAGTCTGATCAGGAACCAGAACCACGAGCAGGCCATTGCACAGCCACGCTGCGTCAAAGACAGCAACCGGGGACGCAACCATAGGGGCCACTCTGCAGAGCGAGGCATATCCGACGGCTCCACAGGCTCCCTGCTGAGACTGCAGGCACTGGGCAGACCTCCACAGCGCTCAGTAAGTGGCAGTCTGGATCAGGATAGGGACACTTCAGTGTCTCTTTATGAGTTCGATCTGCGGCCCCCATCTCCCATCGACCTGACCCGCAGCATTGACGAGGCTCTGCACAGGGAACACCTGCTTGGAGGAGGGAGCTTGTTTCATCCTTTCGGCCAAGCCTCACAGTCCCCCTCCCCGGGCTCAGGGGTCAGCCAGGGTCCCTGGCTCCGCAGGAACAGTGATCCTCAGATGTCTGAGAGCAGCGATGCCCCAACAGAGTCTTCCatgccactagggggcagcgTTCTCAGCAGTGTGCCCAGCAGGCAAGTGACTGCTCCCCCCACGCCCTCCCACCAGGGACACAGGTGGGCTGGGAACACGGTAGGAAGCGTCCCGTCATCAGTGTCCTGCCCCGTGTCACTTCGTCCTTCCAGAACATCAACAGGGCATCTGGGGGAGGATGGAGTGGACGACACACGGCCATTTATCACCCCAGACTCAGAGACGGTGCGGGGGAGAGCCGGGAGACCGGTGGGATCCCGCAGTTACTTGGAGGTCAGCCGACATGACGACTCTGCTAGTGTCAGCAGTG